The Columba livia isolate bColLiv1 breed racing homer chromosome 21, bColLiv1.pat.W.v2, whole genome shotgun sequence genome has a segment encoding these proteins:
- the RAP1GAP gene encoding rap1 GTPase-activating protein 1 isoform X1 → MAQQRHAVPPPLKTEEDYIPYPSVHEVLGREGPFPLILLPQFGGYWIEGTNHQLSGTPESPQTPAPSTRAKLEGNHTAKIYRKHFLGKEHFNYYSLDPVLGHLVFSLKYDEQEQLHLLLRTRARTLHDVVPISCLAEFPNVVQMAKLVCEDINVDRFYPVLYPKASRLILAFDEHVLSNHFKFGVIYQKLGQTSEEELFGTTEESPAFAEFLDVLGQRVQLRDFKGFRGGLDVTHGQTGSESVYCHFRDKEIMFHVSTKLPYTEGDTQQLQRKRHIGNDIVAVVFQDENTPFVPDMIASNFLHAFVVVQLEQGSTQGTLYKVSVTARDDVPFFGPPLPDPAVFRKGPEFQEFLLTKLINAEYACYKAEKFAKLEERTRAALLETLHEELQARSQAMLGLGPDDERPDNGAAAPGFFESFKRALRGRSPSLEAVGLGPRRVPTTPPPNAANAAAANAAGPPDGSLLVPGSRRGRRGSAIGLGSVEEALLVPGKSPSRRRPGPLGSRRSSAIGIESIQEAPAGRDGPAATPEGACSTHSSPESRRHPDRAEKPEPPNFSRSSSSASSFGSAEEPGEPGRESRSPSGSHRDAFANTPWPDDPPGPLPGRHPPDPPEIKIQLDRPPQNPGS, encoded by the exons atgGCCCAGCAGCGCCACGCCGTCCCCCCACCGCTCAAG ACGGAGGAGGACTACATCCCCTACCCCAGCGTGCACGAG GTCCTGGGCCGGGAGGGGCCGTTCCCCCTCATCCTCCTGCCGCAGTTTGGGGGTTACTGGATCGAGGGCACCAACCACCAGCTGAGCGGGACCCCCGAGTCCCCCCAGACCCCGGCACCCAGCACCCGGGCAAAGCTGGAGGGCAACCACACGGCCAAGATCTACCGCAAGCACTTCTTGGGCAAG GAGCACTTCAACTACTACTCGCTGGACCCGGTGCTGGGTCACCTCGTGTTCTCCCTCAAGTATGACGAGCAGGAGCAGCTCCACCTGCTGCTGCG CACCCGCGCCCGCACCCTGCACGACGTGGTGCCCATCTCCTGCCTGGCTGAGTTCCCCAACGTGGTGCAGATGGCCAAG CTGGTGTGCGAGGACATCAACGTGGATCGCTTCTACCCCGTGCTCTACCCCAAG gcGTCCCGCCTCATCCTCGCCTTCGATGAGCACGTGCTCAGCAACCACTTCAAATTTGGGGTCATCTACCAAAAACTGGGGCAG ACCTCCGAGGAGGAGCTTTTCGGCACCACGGAGGAGAGCCCGGCCTTCGCCGAATTCCTCGACGTTCTGGGCCAGCGGGTGCAGCTGCGGGACTTCAAGGG GTTCCGGGGGGGGCTGGACGTGACCCACGGGCAGACGGGCAGCGAGTCGGTTTATTGTCACTTCCGCGACAAGGAGATCATGTTCCACGTCTCCACCAAGCTGCCCTACACTGAGGGGGACACCCAGCAg ctgcagcGGAAGCGTCACATCGGCAACGACATTGTGGCCGTGGTGTTCCAGGACGAGAACACCCCATTCGTCCCCGACATGATCGCCTCCAACTTCCTGCACGCCTTCGTGgtggtgcagctggagcagggcagcacccaagggaccctCTACAAG GTCTCCGTCACCGCCCGTGACGACGTGCCCTTCTTCGGCCCACCGCTGCCCGACCCCGCCGTCTTCAGGAAg GGCCCTGAGTTCCAGGAGTTCCTGCTGACCAAGCTCATCAATGCTGAGTACGCCTGCTACAAGGCCGAGAAGTTCGCCAAGCTGGAG GAGCGGACGCGGGCGGCGCTGCTGGAGACGCTGCACGAGGAGCTGCAGGCCCGCAGCCAGGCCATGCTGGGGCTGGGCCCCGACGACGAGCGCCCCGACAAcggcgccgccgccccgggctTCTTCGAGTCCTTCAAG CGAGCGCTGCGGGGGCGCAGCCCCTCTCTGGAggccgtggggctgggaccccgcCGGGTCCCCACAACGCCCCCCCCAAACGCCGCCAACGCCGCCGCCGCCAACGCCGCCGGACCCCCCGACGGT TCGCTGCTGGTGCCCGGGAGCCGGCGGGGACGCCGCGGCAGCGCCATCGGGCTGGGCTCGGTGGAAGAG GCGCTGCTGGTGCCCGGGAAGAGCCCGTCGCGGCGGCGGCCTGGCCCGCTCGGCTCCCGCCGCTCCAGCGCCATCGGGATCGAGAGCATCCAGGAGGCGCCGGCCGGCAG GGACGGCCCCGCCGCCACCCCCGAGGGCGCCTGCTCCACACACAGCTCCCCCGAGAGCCGCCGACACCCCGACAG GGCCGAGAAACCGGAGCCACCGAATTTCTCCCGCTCGTCCTCCAGCGCCAGCAGCTTTGGCAGCGCCGAGGAGCCCGGGGAGCCGGGACGG gagAGCCGCTCGCCCTCGGGGAGCCACCGCGACGCCTTCGCCAACACCCCCTGGCCGGATGACCCCCCTGGTCCCCTCCCAG gCCGCCATCCCCCGGACCCCCCTGAGATCAAAATCCAGCTGGATCGGCCCCCCCAGAACCCG GGGTCATAG
- the RAP1GAP gene encoding rap1 GTPase-activating protein 1 isoform X2: protein MAQQRHAVPPPLKTEEDYIPYPSVHEVLGREGPFPLILLPQFGGYWIEGTNHQLSGTPESPQTPAPSTRAKLEGNHTAKIYRKHFLGKEHFNYYSLDPVLGHLVFSLKYDEQEQLHLLLRTRARTLHDVVPISCLAEFPNVVQMAKLVCEDINVDRFYPVLYPKASRLILAFDEHVLSNHFKFGVIYQKLGQTSEEELFGTTEESPAFAEFLDVLGQRVQLRDFKGFRGGLDVTHGQTGSESVYCHFRDKEIMFHVSTKLPYTEGDTQQLQRKRHIGNDIVAVVFQDENTPFVPDMIASNFLHAFVVVQLEQGSTQGTLYKVSVTARDDVPFFGPPLPDPAVFRKGPEFQEFLLTKLINAEYACYKAEKFAKLEERTRAALLETLHEELQARSQAMLGLGPDDERPDNGAAAPGFFESFKSLLVPGSRRGRRGSAIGLGSVEEALLVPGKSPSRRRPGPLGSRRSSAIGIESIQEAPAGRDGPAATPEGACSTHSSPESRRHPDRAEKPEPPNFSRSSSSASSFGSAEEPGEPGRESRSPSGSHRDAFANTPWPDDPPGPLPGRHPPDPPEIKIQLDRPPQNPGS from the exons atgGCCCAGCAGCGCCACGCCGTCCCCCCACCGCTCAAG ACGGAGGAGGACTACATCCCCTACCCCAGCGTGCACGAG GTCCTGGGCCGGGAGGGGCCGTTCCCCCTCATCCTCCTGCCGCAGTTTGGGGGTTACTGGATCGAGGGCACCAACCACCAGCTGAGCGGGACCCCCGAGTCCCCCCAGACCCCGGCACCCAGCACCCGGGCAAAGCTGGAGGGCAACCACACGGCCAAGATCTACCGCAAGCACTTCTTGGGCAAG GAGCACTTCAACTACTACTCGCTGGACCCGGTGCTGGGTCACCTCGTGTTCTCCCTCAAGTATGACGAGCAGGAGCAGCTCCACCTGCTGCTGCG CACCCGCGCCCGCACCCTGCACGACGTGGTGCCCATCTCCTGCCTGGCTGAGTTCCCCAACGTGGTGCAGATGGCCAAG CTGGTGTGCGAGGACATCAACGTGGATCGCTTCTACCCCGTGCTCTACCCCAAG gcGTCCCGCCTCATCCTCGCCTTCGATGAGCACGTGCTCAGCAACCACTTCAAATTTGGGGTCATCTACCAAAAACTGGGGCAG ACCTCCGAGGAGGAGCTTTTCGGCACCACGGAGGAGAGCCCGGCCTTCGCCGAATTCCTCGACGTTCTGGGCCAGCGGGTGCAGCTGCGGGACTTCAAGGG GTTCCGGGGGGGGCTGGACGTGACCCACGGGCAGACGGGCAGCGAGTCGGTTTATTGTCACTTCCGCGACAAGGAGATCATGTTCCACGTCTCCACCAAGCTGCCCTACACTGAGGGGGACACCCAGCAg ctgcagcGGAAGCGTCACATCGGCAACGACATTGTGGCCGTGGTGTTCCAGGACGAGAACACCCCATTCGTCCCCGACATGATCGCCTCCAACTTCCTGCACGCCTTCGTGgtggtgcagctggagcagggcagcacccaagggaccctCTACAAG GTCTCCGTCACCGCCCGTGACGACGTGCCCTTCTTCGGCCCACCGCTGCCCGACCCCGCCGTCTTCAGGAAg GGCCCTGAGTTCCAGGAGTTCCTGCTGACCAAGCTCATCAATGCTGAGTACGCCTGCTACAAGGCCGAGAAGTTCGCCAAGCTGGAG GAGCGGACGCGGGCGGCGCTGCTGGAGACGCTGCACGAGGAGCTGCAGGCCCGCAGCCAGGCCATGCTGGGGCTGGGCCCCGACGACGAGCGCCCCGACAAcggcgccgccgccccgggctTCTTCGAGTCCTTCAAG TCGCTGCTGGTGCCCGGGAGCCGGCGGGGACGCCGCGGCAGCGCCATCGGGCTGGGCTCGGTGGAAGAG GCGCTGCTGGTGCCCGGGAAGAGCCCGTCGCGGCGGCGGCCTGGCCCGCTCGGCTCCCGCCGCTCCAGCGCCATCGGGATCGAGAGCATCCAGGAGGCGCCGGCCGGCAG GGACGGCCCCGCCGCCACCCCCGAGGGCGCCTGCTCCACACACAGCTCCCCCGAGAGCCGCCGACACCCCGACAG GGCCGAGAAACCGGAGCCACCGAATTTCTCCCGCTCGTCCTCCAGCGCCAGCAGCTTTGGCAGCGCCGAGGAGCCCGGGGAGCCGGGACGG gagAGCCGCTCGCCCTCGGGGAGCCACCGCGACGCCTTCGCCAACACCCCCTGGCCGGATGACCCCCCTGGTCCCCTCCCAG gCCGCCATCCCCCGGACCCCCCTGAGATCAAAATCCAGCTGGATCGGCCCCCCCAGAACCCG GGGTCATAG